From Zalophus californianus isolate mZalCal1 chromosome 16, mZalCal1.pri.v2, whole genome shotgun sequence, one genomic window encodes:
- the HEXD gene encoding hexosaminidase D isoform X4, whose amino-acid sequence MKNSEMSRSSPFKMRLVHLDLKGAPPKVSYLSEVFPLFHALGANGLLLEYEDMFPYEGHLRLLRAKHAYSPPEIKEILHLATVNELEVIPLVQTFGHMEFVLKHEALAHLREVALFPNTLNPHEAESLALVGAMISQVMELHPGARWLHVGCDEVYYLGEGEASRRWLQQEHNTKARLCLSHIKAVACHVLARHPATRPLVWDDMLRAIPEDQLSASGVPQLVEPVLWDYGADLDIHGKALLMEKYRKCGFLRLWAASAFKGATGASQALTPIEHHLRNNVQWLQVAARGPADMLQGIVLTGWQRDFAPFEKYDHFSVLCELLPVGIPSLAVCLQSLLHGGFAEDVKAKVENFLGISNLEITDFTSEGAGSFPGSDILALVTHVGLHLRSSVDTLLERDRLSSFLKGIILKPP is encoded by the exons ATGAAAAATAGTGAAATGTCACGTTCTTCACCATTTAAGATGCGATTAGTTCATTTGGACCTTAAAGGAGCTCCACCAAAGGTTTCCTACCTCTCTGAG GTCTTTCCTCTGTTCCATGCCTTGGGCGCCAATGGGCTCCTCCTCGAGTATGAAGACATGTTTCCCTATGAGGGCCACCTCAGGCTGCTGAGAGCCAAGCACGCGTACAG CCCCCCTGAAATCAAGGAGATCCTACATCTGGCTACAGTGAACGAGCTAGAGGTCATTCCATTGGTGCAGACCTTTGGACACATGGAG TTTGTGCTGAAGCATGAGGCTCTCGCTCACCTCCGAGAAGTAGCACTTTTCCCCAACACCCTGAACCCCCACGAGGCGGAGTCCCTGGCACTGGTGGGAGCCATGATCAGCCAGGTCATGGAGCTGCACCCAGGTGCCCGGTGGCTCCATGTCGGCTGTGATGAG GTCTATTACCTTGGAGAGGGCGAGGCCTCGAGGCGGTGGCTGCAGCAGGAGCATAACACCAAAGCAAGACTGTGTCTGTCCCACATAAAGGCGGTGGCCTGCCACGTGCTGGCCCGGCACCCTGCCACGAGGCCCCTGGTGTGGGACGACATGCTGCGGGCCATCCCCGAGGACCAGCTCTCAG catcGGGGGTACCACAGCTGGTGGAGCCCGTGCTCTGGGACTACGGGGCTGACCTGGACATCCACGGCAAAG CTCTTCTCATGGAAAAGTACCGGAAGTGTGGTTTTCTCCGGCTGTGGGCTGCCAGCGCCTTTAAGGGCGCCACGGGGGCGAGCCAGGCCCTGACCCCCATCGAGCACCACCTCAGGAACAACGTGCAGTGGCTGCAGGTGGCAGCCCGTGGGCCCGCGGACATGCTGCAGGGCATCGTCCTGACTGGCTGGCAGAG GGATTTCGCGCCATTTGAAAA GTACGACCACTTCTCCGTGCTGTGCGAGTTGCTGCCCGTGGGAATCCCGTCCCTGGCCGTCTGCCTGCAGTCACTGCTCCACG GAGGCTTTGCCGAAGATGTTAAAGCAAAAGTGGAGAACTTTCTCGGGATTTCAAACCTAGAAATAACTGATTTTACAAg TGAGGGGGCCGGCTCCTTCCCTGGCAGCGACATCCTGGCCCTTGTCACGCACGTCGGCCTCCACCTGCGCAGCTCCGTGGACACACTGCTGGAGAGGGACAG ACTCTCAAGTTTTCTCAAAGGCATTATTTTGAAACCACCGTGA
- the HEXD gene encoding hexosaminidase D isoform X2, which yields MKNSEMSRSSPFKMRLVHLDLKGAPPKVSYLSEVFPLFHALGANGLLLEYEDMFPYEGHLRLLRAKHAYSPPEIKEILHLATVNELEVIPLVQTFGHMEFVLKHEALAHLREVALFPNTLNPHEAESLALVGAMISQVMELHPGARWLHVGCDEVYYLGEGEASRRWLQQEHNTKARLCLSHIKAVACHVLARHPATRPLVWDDMLRAIPEDQLSASGVPQLVEPVLWDYGADLDIHGKALLMEKYRKCGFLRLWAASAFKGATGASQALTPIEHHLRNNVQWLQVAARGPADMLQGIVLTGWQRYDHFSVLCELLPVGIPSLAVCLQSLLHGGFAEDVKAKVENFLGISNLEITDFTSEGAGSFPGSDILALVTHVGLHLRSSVDTLLERDRYVTGWFSPYHRRRKLIHPVMVQHIQPQALSLLARWSTLVQELEAALHRVFYPDTVEEWLEENVQPSLRRLQGLLQDLREAASPRPLAAQDP from the exons ATGAAAAATAGTGAAATGTCACGTTCTTCACCATTTAAGATGCGATTAGTTCATTTGGACCTTAAAGGAGCTCCACCAAAGGTTTCCTACCTCTCTGAG GTCTTTCCTCTGTTCCATGCCTTGGGCGCCAATGGGCTCCTCCTCGAGTATGAAGACATGTTTCCCTATGAGGGCCACCTCAGGCTGCTGAGAGCCAAGCACGCGTACAG CCCCCCTGAAATCAAGGAGATCCTACATCTGGCTACAGTGAACGAGCTAGAGGTCATTCCATTGGTGCAGACCTTTGGACACATGGAG TTTGTGCTGAAGCATGAGGCTCTCGCTCACCTCCGAGAAGTAGCACTTTTCCCCAACACCCTGAACCCCCACGAGGCGGAGTCCCTGGCACTGGTGGGAGCCATGATCAGCCAGGTCATGGAGCTGCACCCAGGTGCCCGGTGGCTCCATGTCGGCTGTGATGAG GTCTATTACCTTGGAGAGGGCGAGGCCTCGAGGCGGTGGCTGCAGCAGGAGCATAACACCAAAGCAAGACTGTGTCTGTCCCACATAAAGGCGGTGGCCTGCCACGTGCTGGCCCGGCACCCTGCCACGAGGCCCCTGGTGTGGGACGACATGCTGCGGGCCATCCCCGAGGACCAGCTCTCAG catcGGGGGTACCACAGCTGGTGGAGCCCGTGCTCTGGGACTACGGGGCTGACCTGGACATCCACGGCAAAG CTCTTCTCATGGAAAAGTACCGGAAGTGTGGTTTTCTCCGGCTGTGGGCTGCCAGCGCCTTTAAGGGCGCCACGGGGGCGAGCCAGGCCCTGACCCCCATCGAGCACCACCTCAGGAACAACGTGCAGTGGCTGCAGGTGGCAGCCCGTGGGCCCGCGGACATGCTGCAGGGCATCGTCCTGACTGGCTGGCAGAG GTACGACCACTTCTCCGTGCTGTGCGAGTTGCTGCCCGTGGGAATCCCGTCCCTGGCCGTCTGCCTGCAGTCACTGCTCCACG GAGGCTTTGCCGAAGATGTTAAAGCAAAAGTGGAGAACTTTCTCGGGATTTCAAACCTAGAAATAACTGATTTTACAAg TGAGGGGGCCGGCTCCTTCCCTGGCAGCGACATCCTGGCCCTTGTCACGCACGTCGGCCTCCACCTGCGCAGCTCCGTGGACACACTGCTGGAGAGGGACAG GTATGTGACTGGCTGGTTCAGCCCCTACCACCGCAGGCGGAAGCTCATCCACCCGGTCATGGTCCAGCACATCCAGCCCCAGGCGCTCAG CCTCCTGGCCAGGTGGAGCACCTTGGTGCAGGAGCTGGAGGCCGCCCTGCATCGCGTCTTCTACCCAGACACCGTGGAGGAGTGGCTGGAGGAGAACGTGCAGCCCAGCCTGAGGCGGCTACAGGGTTTGCTACAGGACCTCCGAGAGGCAGCCAGCCCCAGGCCGCTCGCAGCTCAGGACCCCTGA
- the HEXD gene encoding hexosaminidase D isoform X1, with the protein MKNSEMSRSSPFKMRLVHLDLKGAPPKVSYLSEVFPLFHALGANGLLLEYEDMFPYEGHLRLLRAKHAYSPPEIKEILHLATVNELEVIPLVQTFGHMEFVLKHEALAHLREVALFPNTLNPHEAESLALVGAMISQVMELHPGARWLHVGCDEVYYLGEGEASRRWLQQEHNTKARLCLSHIKAVACHVLARHPATRPLVWDDMLRAIPEDQLSASGVPQLVEPVLWDYGADLDIHGKALLMEKYRKCGFLRLWAASAFKGATGASQALTPIEHHLRNNVQWLQVAARGPADMLQGIVLTGWQRDFAPFEKYDHFSVLCELLPVGIPSLAVCLQSLLHGGFAEDVKAKVENFLGISNLEITDFTSEGAGSFPGSDILALVTHVGLHLRSSVDTLLERDRYVTGWFSPYHRRRKLIHPVMVQHIQPQALSLLARWSTLVQELEAALHRVFYPDTVEEWLEENVQPSLRRLQGLLQDLREAASPRPLAAQDP; encoded by the exons ATGAAAAATAGTGAAATGTCACGTTCTTCACCATTTAAGATGCGATTAGTTCATTTGGACCTTAAAGGAGCTCCACCAAAGGTTTCCTACCTCTCTGAG GTCTTTCCTCTGTTCCATGCCTTGGGCGCCAATGGGCTCCTCCTCGAGTATGAAGACATGTTTCCCTATGAGGGCCACCTCAGGCTGCTGAGAGCCAAGCACGCGTACAG CCCCCCTGAAATCAAGGAGATCCTACATCTGGCTACAGTGAACGAGCTAGAGGTCATTCCATTGGTGCAGACCTTTGGACACATGGAG TTTGTGCTGAAGCATGAGGCTCTCGCTCACCTCCGAGAAGTAGCACTTTTCCCCAACACCCTGAACCCCCACGAGGCGGAGTCCCTGGCACTGGTGGGAGCCATGATCAGCCAGGTCATGGAGCTGCACCCAGGTGCCCGGTGGCTCCATGTCGGCTGTGATGAG GTCTATTACCTTGGAGAGGGCGAGGCCTCGAGGCGGTGGCTGCAGCAGGAGCATAACACCAAAGCAAGACTGTGTCTGTCCCACATAAAGGCGGTGGCCTGCCACGTGCTGGCCCGGCACCCTGCCACGAGGCCCCTGGTGTGGGACGACATGCTGCGGGCCATCCCCGAGGACCAGCTCTCAG catcGGGGGTACCACAGCTGGTGGAGCCCGTGCTCTGGGACTACGGGGCTGACCTGGACATCCACGGCAAAG CTCTTCTCATGGAAAAGTACCGGAAGTGTGGTTTTCTCCGGCTGTGGGCTGCCAGCGCCTTTAAGGGCGCCACGGGGGCGAGCCAGGCCCTGACCCCCATCGAGCACCACCTCAGGAACAACGTGCAGTGGCTGCAGGTGGCAGCCCGTGGGCCCGCGGACATGCTGCAGGGCATCGTCCTGACTGGCTGGCAGAG GGATTTCGCGCCATTTGAAAA GTACGACCACTTCTCCGTGCTGTGCGAGTTGCTGCCCGTGGGAATCCCGTCCCTGGCCGTCTGCCTGCAGTCACTGCTCCACG GAGGCTTTGCCGAAGATGTTAAAGCAAAAGTGGAGAACTTTCTCGGGATTTCAAACCTAGAAATAACTGATTTTACAAg TGAGGGGGCCGGCTCCTTCCCTGGCAGCGACATCCTGGCCCTTGTCACGCACGTCGGCCTCCACCTGCGCAGCTCCGTGGACACACTGCTGGAGAGGGACAG GTATGTGACTGGCTGGTTCAGCCCCTACCACCGCAGGCGGAAGCTCATCCACCCGGTCATGGTCCAGCACATCCAGCCCCAGGCGCTCAG CCTCCTGGCCAGGTGGAGCACCTTGGTGCAGGAGCTGGAGGCCGCCCTGCATCGCGTCTTCTACCCAGACACCGTGGAGGAGTGGCTGGAGGAGAACGTGCAGCCCAGCCTGAGGCGGCTACAGGGTTTGCTACAGGACCTCCGAGAGGCAGCCAGCCCCAGGCCGCTCGCAGCTCAGGACCCCTGA
- the HEXD gene encoding hexosaminidase D isoform X3, whose amino-acid sequence MKNSEMSRSSPFKMRLVHLDLKGAPPKVSYLSEVFPLFHALGANGLLLEYEDMFPYEGHLRLLRAKHAYSPPEIKEILHLATVNELEVIPLVQTFGHMEFVLKHEALAHLREVALFPNTLNPHEAESLALVGAMISQVMELHPGARWLHVGCDEVYYLGEGEASRRWLQQEHNTKARLCLSHIKAVACHVLARHPATRPLVWDDMLRAIPEDQLSASGVPQLVEPVLWDYGADLDIHGKALLMEKYRKCGFLRLWAASAFKGATGASQALTPIEHHLRNNVQWLQVAARGPADMLQGIVLTGWQRDFAPFEKYDHFSVLCELLPVGIPSLAVCLQSLLHGGFAEDVKAKVENFLGISNLEITDFTSDILALVTHVGLHLRSSVDTLLERDRYVTGWFSPYHRRRKLIHPVMVQHIQPQALSLLARWSTLVQELEAALHRVFYPDTVEEWLEENVQPSLRRLQGLLQDLREAASPRPLAAQDP is encoded by the exons ATGAAAAATAGTGAAATGTCACGTTCTTCACCATTTAAGATGCGATTAGTTCATTTGGACCTTAAAGGAGCTCCACCAAAGGTTTCCTACCTCTCTGAG GTCTTTCCTCTGTTCCATGCCTTGGGCGCCAATGGGCTCCTCCTCGAGTATGAAGACATGTTTCCCTATGAGGGCCACCTCAGGCTGCTGAGAGCCAAGCACGCGTACAG CCCCCCTGAAATCAAGGAGATCCTACATCTGGCTACAGTGAACGAGCTAGAGGTCATTCCATTGGTGCAGACCTTTGGACACATGGAG TTTGTGCTGAAGCATGAGGCTCTCGCTCACCTCCGAGAAGTAGCACTTTTCCCCAACACCCTGAACCCCCACGAGGCGGAGTCCCTGGCACTGGTGGGAGCCATGATCAGCCAGGTCATGGAGCTGCACCCAGGTGCCCGGTGGCTCCATGTCGGCTGTGATGAG GTCTATTACCTTGGAGAGGGCGAGGCCTCGAGGCGGTGGCTGCAGCAGGAGCATAACACCAAAGCAAGACTGTGTCTGTCCCACATAAAGGCGGTGGCCTGCCACGTGCTGGCCCGGCACCCTGCCACGAGGCCCCTGGTGTGGGACGACATGCTGCGGGCCATCCCCGAGGACCAGCTCTCAG catcGGGGGTACCACAGCTGGTGGAGCCCGTGCTCTGGGACTACGGGGCTGACCTGGACATCCACGGCAAAG CTCTTCTCATGGAAAAGTACCGGAAGTGTGGTTTTCTCCGGCTGTGGGCTGCCAGCGCCTTTAAGGGCGCCACGGGGGCGAGCCAGGCCCTGACCCCCATCGAGCACCACCTCAGGAACAACGTGCAGTGGCTGCAGGTGGCAGCCCGTGGGCCCGCGGACATGCTGCAGGGCATCGTCCTGACTGGCTGGCAGAG GGATTTCGCGCCATTTGAAAA GTACGACCACTTCTCCGTGCTGTGCGAGTTGCTGCCCGTGGGAATCCCGTCCCTGGCCGTCTGCCTGCAGTCACTGCTCCACG GAGGCTTTGCCGAAGATGTTAAAGCAAAAGTGGAGAACTTTCTCGGGATTTCAAACCTAGAAATAACTGATTTTACAAg CGACATCCTGGCCCTTGTCACGCACGTCGGCCTCCACCTGCGCAGCTCCGTGGACACACTGCTGGAGAGGGACAG GTATGTGACTGGCTGGTTCAGCCCCTACCACCGCAGGCGGAAGCTCATCCACCCGGTCATGGTCCAGCACATCCAGCCCCAGGCGCTCAG CCTCCTGGCCAGGTGGAGCACCTTGGTGCAGGAGCTGGAGGCCGCCCTGCATCGCGTCTTCTACCCAGACACCGTGGAGGAGTGGCTGGAGGAGAACGTGCAGCCCAGCCTGAGGCGGCTACAGGGTTTGCTACAGGACCTCCGAGAGGCAGCCAGCCCCAGGCCGCTCGCAGCTCAGGACCCCTGA